In Drosophila willistoni isolate 14030-0811.24 chromosome XR unlocalized genomic scaffold, UCI_dwil_1.1 Seg41, whole genome shotgun sequence, the following are encoded in one genomic region:
- the LOC6642943 gene encoding uncharacterized protein LOC6642943 isoform X2 has translation MEANGKGKLDELPECGDLAKINDTDKKKEAHQKAASAILSVVSKDADKLSESNGVKLVPIGTAEDEESEGRDAFETYKKLIQPKTKPKSGEMLLCDRHNFFKNFPQDLKLAAFEILDRSNDKNYPDVKQRALKVMSALKLNHKITPMPSRSVKPILMLEFDCEYDAVLSGYESDIYAQVIQYFRDMLD, from the exons ATGGAGGCCAATGGAAAAG GAAAACTGGACGAACTACCTGAATGCGGGGATCTAGCGAAAATTAATGATACAG ATAAGAAAAAGGAAGCACACCAGAAGGCCGCCTCTGCAATTTTGAGTGTGGTTTCCAAGGATGCAGATAAGCTATCCGAATCTAACGGTGTAAAACTGGTTCCCATTGGCACCGCAGAAGATGAAGAATCCGAGGGACGTGATGCATttgaaacatacaaaaaattaatccaaccaaaaaccaaacccaAATCGGGTGAGATGCTACTGTGTGATCGTCACAATTTTTTCAAGAACTTTCCCCAGGATCTCAAATTAGCTGCCTTTGAGATCCTTGATCGTTCTAATGATAAAAATTATCCTGACGTAAAACAAAGAGCTCTTAAAGTTATGAGCGCTTTGAAGTTAAACCACAAGATTACCCCTATGCCCTCGCGCAGCGTTAAGCCAATATTGATGCTAGAGTTTGATTGCGAATATGATGCTGTCTTGAGCGGTTATGAGTCAGATATCTATGCTCAAGTTATACAATATTTTCGTGATATGTTAGATTAA
- the LOC6642943 gene encoding uncharacterized protein LOC6642943 isoform X1 encodes MEANGKGKLDELPECGDLAKINDTGESNELIDPNRDMFKELCEFCKSHDMPYPVFEIVEQNRNPNAPKFVACCTLTSIKRYGISDKKKEAHQKAASAILSVVSKDADKLSESNGVKLVPIGTAEDEESEGRDAFETYKKLIQPKTKPKSGEMLLCDRHNFFKNFPQDLKLAAFEILDRSNDKNYPDVKQRALKVMSALKLNHKITPMPSRSVKPILMLEFDCEYDAVLSGYESDIYAQVIQYFRDMLD; translated from the exons ATGGAGGCCAATGGAAAAG GAAAACTGGACGAACTACCTGAATGCGGGGATCTAGCGAAAATTAATGATACAGGTGAATCTAATGAACTCATCGATCCTAATCGGGATATGTTTAAGGAGTTGTGCGAGTTTTGTAAGAGCCATGATATGCCGTATCCGGTTTTTGAAATTGTTGAACAAAACCGAAATCCGAATGCTCCCAAATTCGTGGCATGCTGTACACTTACATCAATTAAACGTTATGGCATTTCAGATAAGAAAAAGGAAGCACACCAGAAGGCCGCCTCTGCAATTTTGAGTGTGGTTTCCAAGGATGCAGATAAGCTATCCGAATCTAACGGTGTAAAACTGGTTCCCATTGGCACCGCAGAAGATGAAGAATCCGAGGGACGTGATGCATttgaaacatacaaaaaattaatccaaccaaaaaccaaacccaAATCGGGTGAGATGCTACTGTGTGATCGTCACAATTTTTTCAAGAACTTTCCCCAGGATCTCAAATTAGCTGCCTTTGAGATCCTTGATCGTTCTAATGATAAAAATTATCCTGACGTAAAACAAAGAGCTCTTAAAGTTATGAGCGCTTTGAAGTTAAACCACAAGATTACCCCTATGCCCTCGCGCAGCGTTAAGCCAATATTGATGCTAGAGTTTGATTGCGAATATGATGCTGTCTTGAGCGGTTATGAGTCAGATATCTATGCTCAAGTTATACAATATTTTCGTGATATGTTAGATTAA
- the LOC6642942 gene encoding uncharacterized protein LOC6642942 isoform X1, with protein sequence MEANGKGKLDELPECGDLAKINDTGESNELIDPNRDMFKELCDFCKSHDMPYPVFEMVEQNRNPNAPKFVACCTLASIKRYGISDKKKEAHQKAASAILSVVSKDAEKLSESNGVKLVPIGTAEDEESEGRDAFETYKKLIQPKTKPKSGEMLLCDRHNFFKNFPQDLKLAAFEILDRSNDKNYPDVKQRALKVMSALKLNHKITPMPSRSVKPILMLEFDCEYDAVLSGYESDIYTQVIQYFRDMLD encoded by the exons ATGGAGGCCAATGGAAAAG GAAAACTGGACGAACTACCTGAATGCGGGGATCTAGCGAAAATTAATGATACAGGTGAATCTAATGAACTCATCGATCCTAATCGGGATATGTTTAAGGAGTTGTGCGATTTTTGTAAGAGCCATGATATGCCGTATCCGGTTTTCGAAATGGTGGAACAAAACCGAAATCCGAATGCTCCCAAATTCGTGGCTTGCTGTACACTGGCATCAATTAAACGTTATGGCATTTCAGATAAGAAAAAGGAAGCACACCAGAAGGCCGCCTCTGCAATTTTGAGTGTGGTTTCCAAGGATGCAGAAAAGCTATCCGAATCTAACGGTGTAAAACTGGTTCCCATTGGCACCGCAGAAGATGAAGAATCCGAGGGACGTGATGCATttgaaacatacaaaaaattaatccaaccaaaaaccaaacccaAATCGGGTGAGATGCTACTGTGTGATCGTCACAATTTTTTCAAGAACTTTCCCCAGGATCTCAAATTAGCTGCCTTTGAGATCCTTGATCGTTCTAATGATAAAAATTATCCTGACGTAAAACAAAGAGCTCTTAAAGTTATGAGCGCTTTGAAGTTAAACCACAAGATTACCCCTATGCCCTCGCGCAGCGTTAAGCCAATATTGATGCTAGAGTTTGATTGCGAATATGATGCTGTCTTGAGCGGTTATGAGTCAGATATCTATACTCAAGTTATACAATATTTTCGTGATATGTTAGATTAA
- the LOC6642942 gene encoding uncharacterized protein LOC6642942 isoform X2 has protein sequence MEANGKGKLDELPECGDLAKINDTDKKKEAHQKAASAILSVVSKDAEKLSESNGVKLVPIGTAEDEESEGRDAFETYKKLIQPKTKPKSGEMLLCDRHNFFKNFPQDLKLAAFEILDRSNDKNYPDVKQRALKVMSALKLNHKITPMPSRSVKPILMLEFDCEYDAVLSGYESDIYTQVIQYFRDMLD, from the exons ATGGAGGCCAATGGAAAAG GAAAACTGGACGAACTACCTGAATGCGGGGATCTAGCGAAAATTAATGATACAG ATAAGAAAAAGGAAGCACACCAGAAGGCCGCCTCTGCAATTTTGAGTGTGGTTTCCAAGGATGCAGAAAAGCTATCCGAATCTAACGGTGTAAAACTGGTTCCCATTGGCACCGCAGAAGATGAAGAATCCGAGGGACGTGATGCATttgaaacatacaaaaaattaatccaaccaaaaaccaaacccaAATCGGGTGAGATGCTACTGTGTGATCGTCACAATTTTTTCAAGAACTTTCCCCAGGATCTCAAATTAGCTGCCTTTGAGATCCTTGATCGTTCTAATGATAAAAATTATCCTGACGTAAAACAAAGAGCTCTTAAAGTTATGAGCGCTTTGAAGTTAAACCACAAGATTACCCCTATGCCCTCGCGCAGCGTTAAGCCAATATTGATGCTAGAGTTTGATTGCGAATATGATGCTGTCTTGAGCGGTTATGAGTCAGATATCTATACTCAAGTTATACAATATTTTCGTGATATGTTAGATTAA